The stretch of DNA TATTgctaattttatgttttaaaaagcTTAATAATGCTATAAAACAAATCGTTGATTTCTTACTGTTCTGTTTTCAAGAATGGCAAGGAAAAGAGGAAAGTAGAGATGTGCATCAGTATTTAAGctcaaaatttataaacaagATTCATAGATATGATTTGCACAAACCACGAAATGGACATTGGAGTTCGGATCATAGATCTTTAGGTTCATAGTTACAATAGTAATGAAACACAATTATCAGCAACTTTCCATGCATCTTAATTGTCGCCTAAATCACAACCATTAATATCTCCATGATCTTTTCATAGCAGGGCCAATCGTTTGATATCAATCGGGTAAGCGTCCGATGCAGACTCAGCACTGTAAGCTCTCCTGGCCACAATGGCGTTCCCTGCCTCAGTTGGATGGAAAGCATCCCAAAAGAGATACTCATCCCTATTTTGGCATGGAGTTTGAAGAGGTAGACATGTAATTTGCCCATTGTTCCTTCCCACACCACAGCACCCGGCATTTGTTACACTGAAACCTAAAGTTGCCAAAAGAAAGATGTACAAAGCATGCATGAATACCTCAATATAAATAATGGCACATGTTCCTCCTTAATCATATAAAGATTAATTTCAACTAGAATTgaatggaaatgatttttaccGAAAGATGAAGGACGGCTTATAATATCTTGGAAAATCCCAAAAGAGTCTACATAGATGAATCTTGCATCTGGTGTATTGCTGTTGAGATTAGTGACAAGAGATTTCAACCTGTTGTTGAATATCTGGTTGGCAGAATTGATTTTCTGTACACATGTTGACCCATCCTGACTATTTTGAGCCAATTCATTTGGGCTGCAGCCTATTTGACCCAGTCCGAACAAGGCCATTCTCCTTGCTCCATAGTCATACAAGATCTGTAACATGAAACCTGTCCAAATATTACATGGTTTCCCAAATGCAGATTACTAGGGTAACTTGACCATTAATGCCAGTTTTGTTGAACGGTGCACATTCAGTAAGGCCAGAGTACTATGCCCACTTCCCCAACCCAAAAGAAGCCGGAAAGAAAGAAGTTTATAACTGGCAATGTAACATTGAAGTCTTAAAAGGCAATGCCCATTTTGGCCAGTCACCTAGAGCCGGTTTTAAGGCTCAGCTCAGCCCATTTTAGCTCAGTTTCCTAGGGAAAAAGCCGAAGGTAAAGAGTAAGGAAATGTAGTACTGACCTTTAGTTGTTGCGTATATTGTTCAATAAGAACATCTGCATATTGATCAGGAGTATATTGGTTGCCGGTAGGGTAATATTGGGGCATGAAATAGTTGTTAAGGTAGTCATTGCTGCCCAATCCAATAGAGTATATACATTTGCTTAGGTATTGTGCAGCAGAGTCTTCATCTCCAAGTAAGTTCACCACTTGTGAGACTGTGTCTTGGTAGTTTTTCACCTGCCCACTGAAGCTAATCCTGCCTCCCTGCATGAATGAGGGTTTCCTTTAAAACTGAACCACAGCACACAACCTGAACTCATCATAACTATTTTGTCAATGAAAAAGTGAGTCATGAAACATTTTTGGTACCAGTTGGCGCCCAGTTTCCTCTCTGATTCCAGCGGCTGCTGATGCATAATTCACTCCTCCAAGTATCTCTCGACCTCTTGCTGTTGCATAGGGAGGTATATAATCATCGAAGCCCAAAAGCTCAGCTGTCGAttggaaacaaaaacaaaaaagtacttTAGATTGCAGCTATGCAGCATGATTTTCATAAGCCCAGCTGTAGTCTGTAGATGTCTTAGCAACTATAGTCTTCTTGAGCACAGTGAAACAAATCCAAAATAGTATTACTTTTCATCCTGAATTTATCAATCCTCGTCGTACTTACAAGAGAATTGCtacatgcatgaaaaaaattatataaaaataaactataaactGTAGTTTCATGGGATTTGttggatctattttacaataaaaataattttaaaatatatcgtACTAcatcaaattacatcaatttataaatttatttttatataatttttttgtgtataaTATAAA from Juglans regia cultivar Chandler chromosome 4, Walnut 2.0, whole genome shotgun sequence encodes:
- the LOC109009775 gene encoding GDSL esterase/lipase At5g45670-like, which produces MAKELRKMGVQVSVLVLLLLNFWCKAAVAEPQVPCYFIFGDSLVDNGNNNQLQSLARANYMPYGVDFPEGPTGRFSNGKTTVDVIAELLGFDDYIPPYATARGREILGGVNYASAAAGIREETGRQLGGRISFSGQVKNYQDTVSQVVNLLGDEDSAAQYLSKCIYSIGLGSNDYLNNYFMPQYYPTGNQYTPDQYADVLIEQYTQQLKILYDYGARRMALFGLGQIGCSPNELAQNSQDGSTCVQKINSANQIFNNRLKSLVTNLNSNTPDARFIYVDSFGIFQDIISRPSSFGFSVTNAGCCGVGRNNGQITCLPLQTPCQNRDEYLFWDAFHPTEAGNAIVARRAYSAESASDAYPIDIKRLALL